Proteins found in one Clostridium kluyveri DSM 555 genomic segment:
- a CDS encoding sensor histidine kinase, protein MIEKHFILPANYSEKKIEENSSAILNADKVTKNLIPQGCNYGVYDEKDSMLYGSFTVEQAEQAWRAMKNNQNIIFGDRYYKVFHRKKDICIIQYSIKAQFESPLIRKYLANVELLGVVLFLILFIGEVVLLAVIFGKYLSREIKVLIEVSDNIKRKHLDFEPKHSDIHEIEEVINSLDDMKNALKESLEKQWNMEKLRKEQISALAHDINTPLTIIKGNAELMKENSIEADNIKYNDYILKSADEIEKYLRILIDITKSGDRLILKQGKIRTKAFFERIVDKESALASEKNLELINEMESVPEFFYGDEELLYRAIMNVVSNAIEYSPEFGKLIFKIYGCKNELEFLIEDNGHGFSKEELQFAAEQFYRGDKSRSSKNHYGMGLFITSSFIKLSGGIMKLSNSEQIGGAKVVLKVPLLPKSITTN, encoded by the coding sequence ATGATTGAAAAGCATTTTATATTACCTGCCAATTATTCAGAGAAGAAGATTGAAGAAAACAGCAGTGCCATTTTGAATGCAGATAAGGTGACTAAAAATTTAATACCTCAGGGCTGTAATTATGGTGTTTATGATGAAAAAGATAGTATGCTTTATGGAAGTTTTACAGTTGAACAAGCTGAGCAAGCATGGAGGGCAATGAAAAATAATCAAAATATTATTTTTGGAGATCGCTATTATAAGGTATTTCATAGAAAAAAAGACATTTGTATTATTCAATATTCTATTAAGGCACAATTTGAATCACCTTTAATTAGAAAATATTTGGCAAATGTAGAGTTGTTAGGAGTAGTTTTATTTTTGATATTATTTATAGGAGAAGTTGTTCTGCTGGCGGTGATATTTGGAAAATACCTATCTAGAGAGATTAAAGTTCTAATTGAAGTTTCAGATAACATAAAGAGAAAGCATCTTGACTTTGAGCCTAAACATTCTGATATTCATGAAATTGAAGAAGTTATTAATTCTTTAGATGATATGAAAAATGCGTTGAAGGAATCTTTGGAAAAACAGTGGAATATGGAAAAATTAAGGAAAGAACAAATTTCTGCATTGGCACATGATATAAATACACCTCTTACCATAATAAAAGGAAATGCAGAATTAATGAAAGAAAATAGTATTGAAGCAGATAATATAAAATATAATGATTATATATTAAAAAGTGCAGATGAAATTGAAAAATACTTAAGAATTCTTATAGATATTACAAAGTCAGGGGATAGGCTGATTTTAAAGCAGGGCAAAATAAGAACTAAAGCATTTTTTGAAAGGATTGTAGATAAGGAAAGTGCATTAGCTTCTGAAAAAAATCTTGAACTTATAAATGAAATGGAAAGTGTACCTGAATTTTTTTATGGGGATGAAGAACTTTTATATAGGGCTATTATGAATGTGGTTTCAAATGCAATTGAGTACTCCCCGGAGTTTGGAAAGCTGATTTTTAAAATTTATGGATGTAAAAATGAACTTGAGTTCTTAATTGAAGACAATGGACATGGATTTTCAAAGGAAGAACTGCAATTTGCAGCAGAGCAGTTTTATAGGGGAGATAAGAGCAGAAGTTCTAAAAATCACTATGGTATGGGATTATTTATTACAAGTTCATTTATAAAGTTAAGTGGTGGAATTATGAAACTGTCAAATTCTGAACAAATTGGCGGCGCAAAAGTAGTTTTGAAGGTACCATTATTACCTAAATCCATCACAACAAATTAA
- the hisG gene encoding ATP phosphoribosyltransferase — protein sequence MDGERKIKIALTKGRIEKEAVKIFERAGVDCSEVINKGRKLIFHNMESNIDFVLVKAPDVLTYVEHGVVDIGIVGKDTLLEQDKNFYEVLDLGFGKCKFSLAGLKDSNFYSGYNRKKIATKYPNVARSYFRKLGQDVEIIKIEGSVELAPILGLADAIVDIVETGSTLKENGLVIYKDICSISARMVVNMASMKMKKEEIEKIINKVQVQINEIEKAVR from the coding sequence ATGGATGGTGAAAGAAAAATCAAAATAGCTCTAACTAAGGGAAGAATAGAAAAAGAAGCTGTAAAGATATTTGAAAGAGCTGGTGTAGATTGCAGTGAAGTTATAAATAAGGGGAGAAAACTTATTTTTCATAATATGGAAAGCAATATAGATTTTGTATTGGTGAAAGCTCCTGATGTACTCACTTATGTAGAGCATGGTGTAGTGGACATAGGAATAGTTGGAAAAGATACTTTGCTTGAGCAGGATAAAAACTTTTATGAAGTATTGGATTTGGGATTTGGGAAATGTAAATTTTCACTGGCTGGTCTTAAAGATTCCAATTTTTATTCAGGATATAACAGAAAAAAAATTGCCACTAAATATCCAAATGTAGCAAGGAGTTATTTTAGAAAGCTAGGGCAGGATGTGGAAATTATAAAAATAGAAGGTTCTGTGGAACTTGCACCTATACTGGGGCTTGCAGATGCCATAGTAGATATAGTGGAAACAGGCAGTACATTAAAAGAAAATGGTCTTGTTATCTACAAGGATATATGCAGTATAAGTGCCAGGATGGTAGTTAATATGGCCAGCATGAAAATGAAAAAAGAAGAGATAGAAAAAATAATAAATAAGGTGCAAGTGCAGATAAATGAAATAGAAAAAGCTGTAAGGTAG
- a CDS encoding ATP phosphoribosyltransferase regulatory subunit gives MANWRKYIPEGTKDILFQECKKKVQVENILREIYINSGFLEVKSPTLEFYDVFNIENSTLPQEKIYKLIDGQGRILALRADMTTPIARIVGTKLRDAVYPLRLCYTSNVYRVNESLNGKNSEITQSGVEVIGIKDINADAEVIIMGIKSLLNCGLENFKIEIGHAEMFKALVEDANLDYEEKEKLRESIDTKNFTALNEILHENKGKFEKSSLNVLKELPKLFGGIEIIEKASCLTCNKRAIKALEDVRKVYEIVESIGLGEYLSVDLGMVYHIDYYTGIIFRGYTQGFGGNILSGGRYDNLIAQFGENKPATGFAIDVDGIIKSLETNGNFSDKNDEKVLVYYNKQNFKEAYERAQSLREKGIVAEITHFDEEKEAREYAHSKNMKFLKI, from the coding sequence ATGGCTAATTGGAGAAAATATATACCAGAGGGAACAAAGGATATTTTATTTCAAGAATGTAAAAAGAAAGTACAGGTAGAAAATATATTGAGAGAAATTTATATAAATAGTGGATTTTTAGAGGTTAAATCCCCCACTTTAGAGTTTTATGATGTATTTAATATAGAGAATTCAACTTTGCCTCAGGAAAAAATATATAAATTAATTGATGGCCAAGGAAGAATATTAGCTTTAAGAGCAGACATGACCACCCCCATTGCAAGAATTGTGGGGACTAAGTTAAGGGATGCAGTCTATCCTTTAAGGCTTTGCTATACTTCAAATGTATATAGAGTCAATGAGAGTTTAAATGGCAAAAATAGTGAAATAACTCAATCAGGAGTGGAAGTTATAGGAATAAAGGATATTAATGCAGATGCAGAAGTGATTATAATGGGAATAAAATCTCTTTTAAATTGTGGACTTGAAAATTTTAAAATAGAGATTGGCCATGCAGAGATGTTTAAGGCGTTGGTAGAAGATGCAAATCTTGATTATGAAGAGAAAGAAAAGTTGAGAGAAAGCATAGACACTAAGAATTTTACTGCGTTGAATGAAATTCTTCATGAAAATAAGGGTAAATTTGAAAAAAGTTCCTTAAATGTTTTAAAAGAACTTCCAAAGTTATTTGGAGGTATAGAGATAATCGAAAAGGCATCTTGTCTCACTTGTAATAAAAGGGCCATAAAAGCTTTAGAAGATGTTAGAAAGGTGTATGAAATTGTAGAGAGTATAGGACTTGGGGAATATCTGTCCGTAGATTTAGGAATGGTGTACCATATAGATTATTATACTGGAATAATATTTAGAGGGTATACTCAGGGTTTTGGAGGAAACATACTAAGTGGGGGAAGATATGATAATTTGATAGCACAATTTGGAGAAAATAAACCGGCTACAGGATTTGCCATAGATGTGGATGGAATAATTAAATCCCTTGAGACAAATGGGAATTTTTCTGATAAAAATGATGAAAAGGTGCTTGTCTATTATAACAAACAAAATTTCAAAGAGGCATATGAAAGAGCGCAGAGCCTTAGAGAGAAAGGAATAGTTGCAGAAATTACCCATTTTGATGAAGAAAAAGAGGCCAGAGAATATGCACATAGTAAAAATATGAAGTTCTTAAAAATATAA
- the hisH gene encoding imidazole glycerol phosphate synthase subunit HisH yields MISIIDYGMGNLKSVKKALKYIGEEAQITSDKDYIENSQGVILPGVGAFPEAMKNLRSKKLDVAIKNAVEKRIPLLGICLGMQLLFDTGEEIKNCKGLGLIPGNIAKLYGNIKIPHMGWNSLNLKKKCALLESIPENSYVYFVHSFYADMKYEENLNACSVYGIEVPAVVSNGKVYGTQFHPEKSGDVGIKILENFATLLNK; encoded by the coding sequence TTGATTTCTATTATAGATTATGGAATGGGAAATTTAAAAAGTGTAAAAAAAGCATTAAAATATATAGGGGAAGAAGCCCAAATAACTTCAGATAAGGATTATATAGAGAATAGTCAGGGAGTGATACTACCGGGAGTAGGTGCTTTTCCTGAAGCTATGAAAAACCTAAGAAGCAAGAAACTGGATGTAGCTATAAAAAATGCTGTGGAAAAGAGGATACCACTGCTTGGTATATGCCTTGGAATGCAGCTTTTATTTGACACTGGAGAAGAAATAAAAAACTGCAAGGGATTAGGTCTTATACCAGGAAATATAGCTAAGCTTTATGGAAATATAAAAATACCTCACATGGGATGGAATAGTTTAAATTTAAAAAAGAAATGCGCCCTGCTGGAGTCCATACCAGAAAATAGTTATGTATATTTTGTACACTCTTTTTATGCAGATATGAAATATGAAGAAAATTTAAATGCCTGCAGTGTTTATGGAATTGAAGTGCCTGCAGTTGTAAGTAATGGAAAAGTATATGGAACACAATTTCATCCCGAAAAAAGTGGGGATGTAGGTATTAAGATATTAGAGAATTTTGCAACACTTTTAAATAAATAA
- a CDS encoding DegV family protein produces MTKPIIMTDASCDLPGSFIMENKIPFLGLICNFKGKDYEDSFGESLSYKEFYEGLRKGELPYTCQINEYRFTEKFKELLKEKRPIIYIGLSSGISGTFNSAKLAKEEVLSQFEDADITLIDSKSASMGLGILVYNAYYMAENGCTGDEIVSWIESNKLKMNHWFMVEDLKYLKRGGRIPPFKANVGSLLNVKPIMCIQEDGTLKSVVNLRGRKKAIKCIAEKFKEKSMYTENQIIGISHGDCLEDAMFLEKIIKEDFPNNKFIINILGFGMAAHCGCGTLSLFFLGNER; encoded by the coding sequence ATGACAAAACCCATAATTATGACAGATGCCAGTTGTGATTTGCCAGGCAGTTTTATTATGGAAAACAAAATTCCCTTTTTAGGTCTAATTTGTAACTTTAAAGGCAAAGATTATGAAGATAGTTTTGGAGAGTCTTTAAGCTACAAGGAATTTTATGAAGGATTAAGAAAAGGCGAATTACCCTATACCTGTCAAATAAACGAATATAGATTTACTGAAAAATTCAAGGAACTGCTAAAGGAGAAAAGACCTATAATATACATAGGTCTGTCCTCAGGAATAAGCGGTACTTTCAACAGTGCAAAGCTGGCAAAGGAAGAGGTGTTAAGCCAATTTGAAGATGCTGATATAACTTTAATAGATAGTAAATCCGCATCAATGGGGCTGGGTATTTTAGTATATAATGCTTATTATATGGCAGAGAATGGGTGCACTGGAGATGAAATTGTAAGCTGGATAGAAAGTAATAAACTTAAAATGAACCATTGGTTTATGGTGGAAGATTTAAAATATTTAAAAAGAGGAGGAAGGATACCTCCATTTAAAGCAAATGTAGGCTCTCTCCTAAATGTAAAACCAATTATGTGTATTCAAGAAGACGGTACTTTAAAAAGTGTAGTTAACCTTAGGGGAAGAAAAAAGGCAATTAAATGTATTGCAGAGAAATTTAAAGAAAAGAGTATGTATACGGAAAATCAGATTATAGGTATTTCACATGGAGATTGTTTAGAAGATGCAATGTTCCTTGAAAAAATTATAAAAGAAGATTTTCCAAATAATAAATTTATTATAAATATACTGGGATTTGGCATGGCCGCTCACTGTGGGTGCGGTACCCTTTCTTTGTTTTTTCTGGGAAATGAAAGATAG
- the hisC gene encoding histidinol-phosphate transaminase: MIEKLFKQNLQKFVPYTVPKLDYEIKLDANESFLKLDDYMMGKILNKIKDVEFNRYPDAGAEKVCRAYSKYVGINRENIMAGNGSDELIQIIIAALVDKNENIMTVEPDFSMYGNYSEIGGGKALIFQLDEEFNLDVDKLIESANVEKVKVLFLSNPNNPTGKVLKREQIFKILNGCDCAVVIDEAYVEFHEESIVDSIYEYENLIVLRTCSKAMASAAIRLGFLITNSFMLNEIKKAKPPFNVSSVTQAIGEAVLEETEYIKKSLENIKNERSFLIDKLSAFKEIKLYPTCANFILIKFKDAEFVYKYLLENKIVVRNYKQGRLKDFLRITVGSREENEAVINNLSKILK, from the coding sequence ATGATAGAGAAATTATTCAAACAAAATCTTCAAAAATTTGTACCCTATACTGTACCTAAATTGGATTATGAAATAAAATTGGATGCCAATGAGAGTTTTTTAAAACTAGATGATTATATGATGGGAAAGATATTAAATAAAATAAAAGATGTGGAGTTTAATAGGTATCCTGATGCCGGGGCAGAAAAAGTATGCAGGGCATATTCTAAATATGTGGGCATAAACAGAGAAAATATAATGGCAGGAAATGGGTCAGATGAACTTATACAGATTATTATAGCTGCGCTTGTAGATAAAAATGAAAATATAATGACTGTAGAACCTGATTTTTCTATGTATGGAAATTATTCGGAAATAGGTGGAGGGAAGGCTTTAATTTTTCAGCTGGATGAAGAATTTAATCTAGATGTGGATAAACTTATAGAAAGTGCAAATGTGGAGAAAGTGAAAGTATTATTCCTGTCAAATCCCAATAATCCTACAGGAAAAGTTTTAAAAAGAGAGCAGATATTTAAAATATTAAATGGATGTGATTGTGCAGTAGTTATAGATGAGGCCTATGTTGAATTTCATGAAGAAAGCATAGTAGACAGCATATATGAATATGAAAATCTCATAGTACTTAGAACCTGTTCAAAGGCCATGGCTTCTGCTGCCATAAGATTGGGATTTTTAATTACCAATTCTTTTATGTTAAATGAAATAAAAAAAGCAAAGCCTCCTTTTAATGTAAGTTCTGTAACTCAAGCTATAGGTGAAGCTGTACTTGAGGAAACAGAATATATAAAAAAATCTTTAGAGAATATAAAGAATGAAAGAAGTTTTTTAATAGATAAATTAAGTGCTTTTAAAGAGATTAAATTATATCCTACCTGTGCAAATTTTATACTTATAAAATTTAAAGATGCAGAATTTGTGTATAAATATCTTCTTGAAAATAAAATAGTTGTTAGAAATTACAAACAAGGAAGGCTTAAGGACTTTTTAAGAATAACCGTGGGAAGTAGAGAAGAAAATGAAGCTGTTATAAATAATTTAAGTAAAATACTAAAATAA
- the hisD gene encoding histidinol dehydrogenase — MKEEIISIIKANTQKGKEYFNDLRNKEEEAHNNVILEVNEILEQVKKKGDTSLIKYTNRFDSCNVTKENMLVTQSETEDAYRLVEDEFIEALKTASENIMFFHQKQKRNSWITTREDGIMLGQQIRPLERVGIYVPGGRAAYPSSVLMNTIPAKVAGVEEIIMVTPPMKDGTINPNILVAADIAGVDKIYKVGGAQAVGALAFGTESINKVDKIVGPGNVFVAMAKKSVYGYVDIDMIAGPSEILIIADEGAKASYLAADLMSQAEHDLMASSILITTSKDLAKEVKKELEKQIEHLERKDIIRKSLKDHGVIMLVESIEQALDISNKIAPEHLEVCIRDPFMVLGDIKNAGSIFLGDFSPEPLGDYMAGPNHVLPTSGTARFFSPLSVDDFIKKSSFTHYSERALSKIGDKIVKLAQGEGLTAHANSIMVRNKA; from the coding sequence ATGAAAGAGGAAATTATAAGTATTATAAAAGCAAATACACAAAAGGGAAAAGAATATTTCAATGACCTTAGAAATAAAGAGGAAGAAGCACATAACAATGTGATTTTAGAAGTAAATGAAATACTTGAGCAAGTTAAGAAAAAAGGAGACACCTCACTTATAAAATATACTAATAGGTTTGACAGCTGTAATGTGACAAAAGAGAATATGCTGGTAACCCAAAGCGAAACAGAAGATGCTTATAGATTAGTAGAAGATGAGTTTATAGAAGCGTTAAAGACAGCTTCTGAAAATATAATGTTTTTTCACCAAAAACAGAAAAGAAATTCATGGATAACTACAAGGGAAGATGGAATAATGCTTGGACAGCAAATAAGACCCTTGGAAAGGGTGGGTATATATGTACCTGGAGGTAGGGCGGCATATCCATCTTCCGTACTTATGAATACTATTCCGGCCAAGGTAGCCGGAGTAGAAGAAATTATTATGGTGACACCTCCTATGAAAGATGGAACTATAAATCCTAATATTTTGGTGGCTGCAGATATAGCAGGAGTAGACAAGATATATAAAGTGGGAGGAGCTCAGGCTGTGGGCGCACTGGCTTTTGGCACTGAGAGTATTAATAAGGTGGATAAAATAGTGGGTCCTGGAAATGTATTTGTAGCCATGGCTAAAAAAAGTGTGTATGGTTATGTGGATATAGATATGATAGCAGGACCTAGTGAAATATTGATAATTGCAGATGAGGGGGCAAAGGCATCCTATCTGGCAGCAGACTTAATGTCACAGGCGGAACACGATTTAATGGCTTCCTCCATACTTATTACCACTTCTAAAGATTTAGCCAAAGAGGTGAAAAAAGAGCTTGAAAAACAGATAGAACACTTAGAAAGAAAAGATATAATAAGAAAATCCTTAAAAGATCATGGAGTTATAATGTTGGTAGAAAGTATAGAACAGGCTTTGGATATATCAAATAAAATAGCTCCGGAACATCTGGAGGTTTGCATAAGGGATCCTTTTATGGTACTTGGGGATATAAAAAATGCAGGTTCCATATTTTTAGGGGATTTTTCACCAGAACCTTTAGGGGATTATATGGCAGGACCTAACCACGTGCTGCCTACCAGCGGTACTGCCAGATTTTTTTCTCCTTTATCTGTAGATGATTTTATAAAAAAATCTAGTTTTACACATTATTCAGAGAGGGCACTTTCAAAAATAGGAGATAAAATTGTAAAATTGGCACAAGGGGAAGGGCTTACTGCACATGCCAACTCCATAATGGTAAGAAATAAAGCTTAA
- the hisA gene encoding 1-(5-phosphoribosyl)-5-[(5-phosphoribosylamino)methylideneamino]imidazole-4-carboxamide isomerase — MIILPAIDLKGGKCVRLYKGDMNSQEVVARDPFETALKFKSEGAQYLHMVDLDGALKGSGENLDIISKIVKNVDVPIEVGGGIRNIETIDKFIKLGVSRVILGTAALKNKELVIKAVENYDEKIAVGIDAKDGVPAADGWTTLSKTNYIDFGKEMEKIGVQTLIFTDISKDGTLEGTNLEQLLKLKNSVKCNVIASGGIKDIEDIKSLKKENVYGAIVGKAIYAKTLSLKKAIEIGGN, encoded by the coding sequence ATGATAATACTTCCTGCTATAGATTTAAAAGGAGGAAAATGTGTCAGATTATATAAGGGGGATATGAATTCACAGGAGGTTGTGGCAAGAGACCCTTTCGAAACAGCACTAAAATTTAAAAGTGAAGGTGCCCAGTATTTACATATGGTGGACTTGGATGGAGCACTAAAGGGAAGTGGTGAAAATTTAGATATAATATCTAAAATAGTGAAGAATGTAGATGTACCTATAGAAGTTGGCGGAGGAATAAGGAATATAGAAACCATAGATAAATTTATAAAACTAGGTGTAAGTAGAGTAATACTTGGAACAGCGGCACTAAAGAACAAGGAACTGGTAATAAAAGCTGTAGAAAATTATGATGAAAAAATTGCTGTGGGAATAGATGCAAAAGATGGCGTACCTGCAGCAGATGGCTGGACCACTCTTAGTAAAACAAATTATATAGATTTTGGGAAGGAAATGGAAAAAATAGGAGTACAGACTTTAATATTTACAGATATAAGCAAAGATGGAACTTTAGAGGGAACTAATTTAGAACAACTTTTAAAACTTAAAAATTCAGTTAAATGCAATGTAATAGCTTCAGGTGGCATAAAGGATATAGAAGACATTAAAAGTCTTAAAAAAGAAAATGTATATGGTGCCATAGTTGGAAAAGCTATATATGCTAAAACACTTTCTCTAAAAAAAGCCATAGAGATAGGAGGAAATTAA
- the hisB gene encoding imidazoleglycerol-phosphate dehydratase HisB, translated as MRIGEISRKTYETDIEVKIDLDGRGKYNIDTGIGFFNHMLCMIAKHGIMDMDVYAKGDLDVDFHHTVEDVGICIGKSIKKALGNKKSIKRYGTFFIPMDESLSMCSVDLSGRPFLVFQGELKNSKVGEMDTELIEEFFRALAFNAEMTLHIKVFYGKNTHHIIESVFKSFAHALREAVSIDEKIEGTMSTKGMI; from the coding sequence TTGAGAATAGGAGAAATTTCAAGAAAAACCTATGAAACGGATATAGAAGTGAAAATAGATTTAGATGGCAGGGGAAAATATAATATTGATACAGGTATAGGATTTTTTAATCACATGCTTTGTATGATAGCGAAGCATGGAATTATGGATATGGATGTGTATGCAAAGGGGGATTTGGATGTGGATTTTCATCACACCGTAGAGGACGTGGGAATATGTATTGGAAAATCCATAAAAAAGGCACTAGGAAATAAAAAGAGTATAAAAAGATATGGAACTTTTTTTATACCTATGGATGAAAGTTTGTCTATGTGCTCTGTAGATTTAAGTGGAAGGCCATTTTTAGTTTTTCAGGGAGAGTTAAAAAACTCCAAGGTGGGAGAAATGGATACGGAGCTGATAGAGGAGTTTTTTAGAGCACTTGCCTTTAATGCTGAAATGACTCTTCATATAAAAGTCTTTTACGGTAAAAATACTCACCACATTATAGAATCTGTTTTTAAATCTTTTGCCCACGCTTTAAGAGAGGCAGTATCCATAGATGAAAAAATAGAGGGAACCATGTCTACTAAGGGAATGATTTAG
- a CDS encoding methyl-accepting chemotaxis protein yields MKTIKHKIILVISVTCVLSLLVSSAVSYFIFYNSIIGESKNKISAQSDKYAEIINGWIEGQGKIVSEIGDSIQHMGTSDDKKLLEYLKKKTDSNFYSLAVYVGFNNKKYLDGSGWVPDNTFVCTKRIWYKNAVEKRALAYSEPYVDAETKKMIISISKPIIENNEVVAVVSSDIRLDTITNIIDKAKPISNSYAFLIDNKNNFMVHPNKDFKPTAEGAKNITKVMGGHFSSILNKNIILNRDYDGKEKYFTTSKINSCGWTVGLAVPKAQLEKPLRELIWWLTLVIGASLILAVLISMYFGKKIGDPILSLVKVVNKASNFDLTSDHSSDYLLKRKDEIGQLANAFNIMREELTGLIKDISHNSQKMSIESKEFSKIVKEISSKIQETGSAVKSITDVVQESGAVSEEISASIEEVDSSINELSSKAEEGSNNANEFRQRSEHIKAKFKSIIENIQNLYNEKEENVIKAIEDGKVVENIVMMADTISSIAEQINLLALNASIEAARAGEQGKGFAVVAEEVGKLAEQSSQAVSGIKETIIKVKEAFEKLSYTTNEILHFINDDIYSQFVSFQDIGNQYYNDSDYTSKMSNEIAAFSQQITATINQLSEAVQFMALNIQNSLGDAETIRTNIDKNTKSIGQVAVTAQGQTEMAEKLNKTVKKFKI; encoded by the coding sequence ATGAAAACTATTAAACATAAGATAATATTGGTAATTTCAGTTACATGTGTATTAAGTCTATTGGTGTCTTCGGCAGTCAGTTACTTTATATTTTACAATTCCATAATTGGAGAATCTAAAAATAAGATTTCAGCACAGTCGGATAAATATGCGGAAATTATCAATGGTTGGATTGAAGGGCAGGGAAAGATAGTAAGTGAGATTGGTGATAGTATACAACATATGGGAACTTCAGATGATAAAAAACTTCTGGAGTATTTAAAGAAAAAAACAGATTCAAATTTTTATTCTCTAGCAGTATATGTAGGTTTTAATAATAAAAAATATTTAGATGGTTCCGGATGGGTGCCTGACAATACATTTGTATGTACTAAAAGAATATGGTATAAGAATGCTGTTGAAAAAAGAGCTCTGGCTTATTCCGAGCCATATGTGGATGCAGAAACAAAGAAAATGATAATATCCATATCTAAACCCATAATAGAAAATAATGAAGTGGTTGCAGTTGTAAGTTCTGATATTAGATTGGATACAATCACGAATATTATAGATAAGGCAAAGCCTATAAGTAATAGCTATGCTTTTTTAATTGATAATAAAAATAATTTTATGGTTCATCCTAATAAGGATTTTAAGCCTACAGCAGAGGGAGCTAAAAATATTACAAAAGTAATGGGTGGACATTTTTCAAGCATATTGAATAAAAATATAATTTTGAATCGGGATTATGATGGCAAAGAAAAATATTTTACTACTTCAAAAATTAATTCTTGTGGCTGGACAGTTGGCTTGGCAGTGCCTAAAGCTCAATTGGAAAAACCATTGAGAGAATTAATCTGGTGGTTGACATTGGTAATTGGTGCTTCATTAATATTAGCAGTGTTGATTTCCATGTATTTTGGCAAAAAGATAGGGGATCCTATATTATCCCTGGTGAAAGTAGTAAATAAAGCTTCGAATTTTGATTTGACTTCAGATCATAGTTCTGATTATCTATTAAAAAGAAAAGATGAAATAGGACAACTTGCAAATGCATTCAATATTATGAGGGAAGAATTAACCGGATTAATCAAGGATATATCACATAATTCCCAAAAGATGAGCATAGAAAGTAAAGAGTTTTCTAAAATCGTCAAAGAAATATCCTCAAAAATTCAAGAAACAGGCAGCGCTGTAAAAAGTATAACAGATGTTGTACAGGAGTCAGGTGCAGTATCGGAAGAAATCAGTGCATCTATAGAAGAAGTGGATTCCAGCATAAATGAGCTTTCAAGTAAGGCTGAGGAAGGAAGCAATAATGCAAATGAATTTAGACAAAGATCTGAGCATATAAAGGCTAAATTCAAATCCATTATAGAAAATATTCAAAATTTATATAATGAGAAAGAAGAAAATGTAATAAAGGCAATTGAAGATGGGAAAGTAGTGGAAAATATAGTAATGATGGCAGATACTATTTCCAGTATAGCAGAACAGATAAATTTACTTGCCCTTAATGCATCAATAGAAGCTGCCAGGGCAGGAGAACAGGGAAAAGGATTTGCAGTAGTGGCTGAAGAAGTTGGAAAACTTGCAGAACAGTCTTCACAGGCAGTATCAGGTATCAAGGAGACTATTATAAAAGTCAAAGAAGCATTTGAAAAACTTTCTTATACCACAAATGAGATATTACATTTTATAAATGATGATATATACTCTCAATTTGTTAGTTTTCAGGATATTGGAAATCAATATTACAATGATTCAGATTATACAAGTAAAATGTCTAATGAGATAGCGGCATTTTCCCAGCAGATTACCGCTACAATAAACCAATTAAGTGAGGCAGTTCAATTCATGGCATTAAATATACAAAATTCATTAGGCGATGCAGAAACAATAAGAACAAATATTGATAAAAATACTAAATCAATAGGACAAGTTGCTGTAACAGCCCAGGGACAAACAGAAATGGCAGAGAAACTTAATAAAACAGTGAAGAAATTTAAAATTTAG